A stretch of Elephas maximus indicus isolate mEleMax1 chromosome 20, mEleMax1 primary haplotype, whole genome shotgun sequence DNA encodes these proteins:
- the SPCS1 gene encoding signal peptidase complex subunit 1, protein MSCDDASGSERPRLSGLAAGPGAQPAAGPPKSSALRDAHARPLAPRTPRSPTTPGPPAAPTARTSRGAGAAGQPLHRGPHRESPSSWRRSTRQRPRGLGGAAEDGLRDRGRGSRHPTALTGNPPRARNVSARPPPFPPHPSRAARRATASSASTRRLATARGGATGRLRPSETSASGTAAITLPGSAGPPGCTQARTPAPSVSESLLLSPRCSPSALPRRSSQAVMLEALGSLPTQMDYKGQKLAEQMFQGIILSSAIVGFVYGYVAEQFGWTVYIVMAGFAFSCLLTLPPWPIYRRHPLKWLPVQDSGTEDKKPGDRKIKRHAKNN, encoded by the exons ATGTCTTGTGACGACGCCTCGGGCTCGGAGAGACCCCGG CTCAGCGGCCTCGCCGCAGGCCCCGGAGCCCAGCCCGCCGCCGGGCCGCCCAAGTCCTCCGCACTCCGCGACGCACACGCCCGTCCACTCGCTCCGAGGACGCCGCGCAGTCCCACAACCCCCGGCCCGCCGGCTGCTCCAACTGCGAGAACGTCGCGCGGAGCAGGCGCCGCGGGGCAGCCCCTCCACAGGGGTCCTCACAGAGAAAGCCCGTCGTCATGGAGACGCAGCACGCGCCAGCGGCCGAGAGGTCTAGGAGGTGCGGCCGAAGACGGTTTGAGAGACCGGGGCCGCGGGTCCCGCCACCCAACGGCACTGACGGGGAACCCGCCTCGGGCGCGCAATGTCTCAGCCCGGCCGCCGCCGTTCCCGCCTCACCCCTCGCGGGCGGCGCGCCGAGCTACAGCCAGTTCTGCCAGCACACGTCGCCTAGCGACGGCGCGGGGCGGGGCCACGGGCAGGCTCCGGCCTTCGGAGACATCCGCTTCCGGGACCGCGGCCATCACACTCCCCGGCTCGGCAGGACCGCCAGGCTGTACGCAGGCCCGGACTCCTGCCCCGAGCGTTTCTGAGTCGCTGCTGCTCTCGCCCCGCTGCTCGCCGTCTGCGCTGCCCCGCCGGTCTTCTCAGGCAGTCATGTTGGAGGCTCTGGGCTCGCTGCCCACGCAGATG GATTACAAGGGCCAGAAACTAGCCGAACAGATGTTTCAGGGAAttattctttcttctgca atagTTGGATTTGTCTATGGGTACGTGGCTGAACAGTTCGGATGGACTGTCTATATAGTTATGGCCGGATTTGCTTTTTCGTGTTTG CTGACACTTCCCCCATGGCCCATCTATCGCCGGCACCCCCTCAAGTGGTTACCTGTTCAAGATTCTGGAACAGAAGACAAGAAACCAGGGGATAGAAAAATTAAGAGACATGCTAAAAATAACTGA